One window of Magallana gigas chromosome 2, xbMagGiga1.1, whole genome shotgun sequence genomic DNA carries:
- the LOC105318788 gene encoding uncharacterized protein isoform X6 yields the protein MSESARSRALPPSSATSHGKIRTENSELLTLLREKTSDSSGPNNHTTSRQSSHHAADLYPAQPPASAGRSNPDEKEERPVPRTRSSKQASTLSSRSIPIPGQGTDSPRQSATTRLSSSRDQSATVRGSSGVYAVANPAVLIAQGITPTPSQQNVQFTPRPQPRSRPESFVDSLELSNKETGEIITRDQIEERKKSAVSFEDRDKVGSLPLKDPYTEAGSPELGVDPDWDTPRVKDRTPTPHPVSDTHRHSPAQPVWEKEEQESQRSPEPLDISKPAPSVRETEDNLSTRSDSPDVPLSPTPLDEDDRKVGSALLLAGGSAKSVKRVSRTDSLPTVQKVYVESPTFTREEEDEYRFVESRLGEIQDDVEDTLRKLDEETEKQRKIRKQLEDQMATMYAPAYEDQRNGQSYSRNPQYSEPPRENMGSYSNVRHQEDNRSYQEPRRENMGSYSTLRNEERNNIRNDDRGSYNEQRKDNMGSYSSLRHDDRQSYGEPRRENMGSYTSLRNDERNSYGEPRRDNMGSYSNVRNEDRNSYNDVRRDNMGSYTSLRNDDRNSYGEPRRDNMGSYTSVRNDDRQSYAEQRRENMGSYASVRTDERRPHGDQPRENMGSYANVNQEIERNSYADQRDNPGYNPRDRPPDSYGRQNEAPNNQEYGNRGHDEDRYEDRDYERNGVQVNRNRYESQEPQDQQPESEQYNPQSHTQNLTYEPHDDDLKREAEYQEGLKMRISESGKKDMEIQIPRLPLQSEQFRDSLEEDNFRDWDNPPPNPFGNNGGPPHQQQQQQQQQRHQPYEEPKVPGFVDENDTARMEFLHPKSPRYDFIEMNKIDYGKPHEKSYREIKHVREEESRKLDKIFIHPKPPNKTKKHPVKPGLKSAPSKFQMSSPIEELDPEDPAQALWAKRSAQLKKKDSKTSSGNSNKHKGLQRNQSDSRLVRPMGQGGTFTQQAPSQVVYGSPTRNHFLEPIENRPPPPPVARAEPQYTSNSEPINFPERFSDHQSPTLRSRPLDLKPITQEIITEDGQRISVDINLKVLSPPPGSGSGAPPIVHAEVHPKDHNRRPTGMQYQMEETYPAPEQDPQPQQNYTQYYDAYPRYNYYYPDDTRYDQENVAPPHGGDYQQQQYQDETYRMSPYPKIPPINLTEEELDRQLGSRAELEQNGYAAMYKQNKNKPREDRPWYQVYTINDYRKMQNEVRLSRAPLGPDLDNETYKEKLEKRHKQFEYARMVMEKNRHELDVKKPPSNAKKDEEKPNKRKTVSTLGNTEQSLPDEVIPRPRQVVERTSKRQAAIEYSKNIPKPNVKARPNQYNSYEVAAQLSPAAKKSGPPSPTQTVDVIDLQKLKQRHDQEKQNVASIRQNMESVPQKA from the exons ATGAGTGAGAGTGCCAGGTCACGAGCGCTCCCTCCATCGTCGGCAACCTCCCACGGGAAAATCAGGACAGAAAACTCAGAATTACTAACTCTTTTGCGTGAAAAGACAAGCGACAGTAGTGGTCCTAATAATCACACAACCAGTAGACAATCTTCACACCACGCTGCTGATTTATATCCTGCACAGCCCCCAGCTTCAGCAGGGCGAAG TAATCCAGACGAAAAGGAGGAAAGGCCCGTACCACGGACCAGATCCAGTAAGCAAGCTAGCACACTCAGTTCACGCAGTATCCCTATCCCAGGACAAGGAACGGACTCACCGAGACAGTCCGCCACCACCAGACTCTCGAGTTCACGTGATCAGAGTGCCACAGTCAGAGGGAGCAGTGGTGTGTATGCTGTAGCCAACCCTGCAGTTCTCATAGCTCAAGGAATCACTCCCACCCCCAGCCAACAAAACGTACAGTTCACACCTAGACCACAGCCCAGATCAAGACCAGAAAGCTTTGTTGATTCATTAGAACTCTCCAACAAGGAAACAGGTGAGATTATCACAAGAGACCAAATCGAAGAAAGAAAGAAGAGTGCAGTCTCATTTGAAGATAGAGACAAGGTAGGATCTTTACCATTAAAGGACCCCTACACAGAGGCAGGAAGCCCAGAACTTGGAGTAGATCCTGACTGGGACACTCCCAGAGTTAAGGATAGAACCCCCACTCCTCATCCTGTATCAGACACTCACCGTCACTCACCAGCCCAACCAGTCTGGGAAAAAGAGGAACAAGAAAGCCAGAGGTCTCCAGAGCCTTTAGACATATCTAAACCAGCCCCCAGTGTGAGAGAAACAGAAGACAACCTCAGTACTAGAAGTGATTCCCCTGATGTCCCACTGTCACCAACACCACTAGACGAAGACGACAGAAAAGTTGGCTCTGCCTTACTCCTTGCTGGTGGCAGTGCAAAATCAGTCAAACGAGTTTCTAGAACTGACTCTTTACCAACAGTTCAGAAAGTGTATGTAGAGTCACCTACATTCACTAGAGAAGAAGAGGACGAATATAGATTTGTTGAAAGTCGCCTAGGCGAAATTCAAGATGATGTAGAAGATACTCTTAGAAAATTGGACGAAGAGACAGAAAAACAGCGCAAAATTAGAAAACAGTTAGAGGATCAAATGGCTACTATGTATGCTCCAGCTTATGAAGACCAAAGAAATGGTCAATCTTACAGCCGCAATCCCCAATACAGTGAACCTCCCAGAGAAAACATGGGATCTTATAGTAATGTAAGACATCAGGAAGACAATAGGTCGTACCAAGAGCCGAGGCGAGAAAATATGGGTTCATACAGTACACTTCGAAACGAGGAGAGAAACAATATCAGAAATGACGATAGAGGTTCATACAACGAACAAAGAAAGGACAACATGGGCTCGTATTCCTCACTACGGCACGATGACAGACAGTCGTACGGAGAGCCACGGCGAGAAAACATGGGATCATACACGTCATTACGAAACGATGAAAGAAATTCCTATGGGGAACCTAGGAGAGATAACATGGGATCGTATTCAAATGTTCGCAATGAGGACAGAAATAGCTATAATGATGTAAGAAGAGATAACATGGGATCCTACACTTCTTTGAGAAATGATGATAGAAATTCATATGGAGAACCTAGACGAGATAACATGGGTTCCTACACATCTGTCAGAAATGATGACCGACAATCCTATGCGGAACAAAGGAGGGAGAACATGGGTTCTTATGCATCAGTACGGACTGATGAAAGGAGGCCTCATGGAGACCAGCCCAGAGAAAACATGGGATCATATGCTAATGTTAATCAGGAGATTGAAAGGAATTCCTATGCTGATCAGCGTGATAACCCAGGTTATAACCCCCGTGATCGCCCTCCCGATTCTTACGGACGTCAGAACGAGGCTCCAAATAACCAGGAATACGGCAATAGAGGGCACGATGAGGACAGATACGAAGACAGAGACTATGAACGCAATGGTGTCCAGGTGAACAGGAACAGGTACGAGAGCCAAGAGCCACAGGACCAGCAGCCTGAGTCCGAACAATATAATCCACAGTCACACACCCAAAACCTGACGTACGAACCCCATGACGACGACCTAAAGAGAGAGGCCGAGTATCAGGAGGGGCTCAAAATGCGGATCTCCGAATCAGGCAAAAAAGACATGGAGATCCAGATCCCGCGCCTGCCCCTTCAAAGCGAGCAATTTAGAGATTCTCTAGAGGAGGATAACTTCCGGGACTGGGATAACCCTCCCCCAAATCCATTTGGAAACAATGGAGGCCCTCCTCATCAGCAACAACAACAGCAGCAACAGCAGAGGCATCAACCGTACGAGGAACCCAAGGTGCCCGGTTTTGTTGATGAAAACGATACAGCGCGAATGGAATTTCTTCATCCAAAATCTCCGCGATATGACtttattgaaatgaataaaattgacTATGGTAAACCCCATGAAAAAAGCTATCGTGAAATCAAACATGTTCGTGAGGAAGAAAGCAGAAAgcttgataaaatctttattcaTCCTAAACCAccaaataaaactaaaaaacacCCTGTAAAGCCTGGTTTGAAATCCGCTCCTAGTAAATTTCAAATGAGTTCTCCCATTGAAGAATTGGATCCTGAAGACCCAGCCCAAGCTTTGTGGGCAAAACGTTCTGCTCAACTAAAAAAGAAAGACAGTAAGACATCCTCTGGAAACAGCAACAAACACAAAGGTCTTCAGCGGAACCAGAGTGACTCGCGTCTGGTTCGACCCATGGGTCAAGGGGGGACCTTTACTCAACAAGCCCCAAGCCAGGTTGTGTACGGTTCTCCTACTAGGAACCACTTCCTTGAACCAATAGAGAACCGCCCTCCACCCCCTCCCGTGGCCCGGGCGGAGCCCCAATACACGTCCAATTCCGAACCCATTAACTTTCCCGAACGCTTCAGTGACCACCAGTCCCCTACCCTACGATCTCGTCCCCTCGATTTAAAACCAATCACCCAGGAAATTATTACTGAGGACGGGCAGAGAATTAGTGTGGACATTAATCTAAAAGTGCTCAGTCCCCCGCCCGGAAGTGGATCAGGGGCCCCTCCCATTGTTCACGCAGAAGTTCACCCCAAGGATCACAACAGACGGCCGACGGGGATGCAGTATCAGATGGAGGAGACCTACCCTGCCCCGGAACAGGACCCCCAGCCCCAGCAGAACTACACCCAG TATTATGATGCATACCCGCGATATAACTATTATTACCCGGAT GACACACGTTATGACCAGGAGAACGTGGCCCCGCCCCACGGCGGAGATTACCAGCAGCAACAGTATCAGGACGAGACGTACCGGATGTCGCCCTATCCCAAGATCCCACCAATAAACCTGACAGAGGAGGAGCTGGACCGACAGCTAGGTAGCCGAG CTGAACTTGAGCAGAATGGTTACGCCGCCATGTacaagcaaaacaaaaacaaaccgCGGGAAGACAGACCGTGGTACCAGGTGTATACAATCAATGACTACCGCAAGATGCAGAACGAGGTGCGCCTCAGCAGGGCGCCGCTAGGGCCAGACCTGGACAACGAAACTTACAAAGAGAAA CTTGAGAAACGACACAAACAGTTTGAGTATGCCAGAATGGTAATGGAGAAGAATCGTCATGAACTGGATGTGAAGAAGCCTCCAAGTAACGCCAAGAAGGACGAGGAGAAGCCCAACAAACGGAAAACAGTAAGTACCCTTGGAAACACAGAGCAATCGCTACCCGACGAAGTTATCCCGAGGCCCAGACAAGTAGTGGAGAGAACTAGCAAGCGTCAGGCA GCCATTGAGTACTCCAAAAATATACCAAAGCCTAACGTCAAAGCCCGACCCAATCAGTACAACTCGTACGAGGTAGCGGCACAGTTGTCTCCGGCAGCTAAAAAGAGTGGTCCCCCGTCCCCCACTCAAACTGTCGACGTCATAGATCTTCAGAAACTGAAACAGAGGCATGACCAAGAAAAGCAAAACGTGGCTTCTATCCGCCAAAACATGGAATCTGTCCCCCAAAAAGCTTAA